In Candidatus Poribacteria bacterium, a genomic segment contains:
- a CDS encoding amidohydrolase — protein MDMVIDCHAHLYHHSRPTWEEDDRKVIEAADKLGIDKLCCSILTPRRPSTPEGFRECNRWVAEAMNRFPGRILGYCYVNPGYHREALDEIRRCVEDLGFIGIKLYNEYRCNEPVVFPVVELAIELRVPILQHAGHMHYFVEEQPRISDAGMLAELGRRYPEATLICAHVCGGGDWEWTIKALRDVPNVYLDTSGSVTDEGVIETAAELLGAERLLFGCDMSMTAGIGKIRSADLSKDEKRKILGGNMERILSMREVR, from the coding sequence ATGGACATGGTTATTGATTGCCACGCACATCTATACCATCACAGCCGTCCGACGTGGGAGGAAGATGATAGGAAAGTCATCGAGGCAGCGGACAAGTTGGGCATCGACAAGTTATGTTGTTCTATACTCACCCCACGGCGTCCGTCAACACCCGAGGGTTTCCGAGAATGTAACAGATGGGTCGCCGAGGCCATGAACCGTTTCCCAGGGAGAATCCTCGGCTATTGCTACGTCAATCCTGGATATCACCGGGAGGCCCTCGATGAAATCCGACGCTGTGTTGAGGATCTGGGATTCATCGGGATCAAGCTCTACAACGAATACCGCTGTAACGAGCCTGTGGTGTTCCCTGTGGTCGAGCTCGCCATCGAGCTCCGCGTCCCCATCCTGCAACACGCCGGGCATATGCATTACTTCGTCGAGGAGCAGCCCCGCATCTCGGATGCCGGCATGCTTGCCGAGCTCGGGCGGAGATATCCGGAGGCGACGTTGATATGCGCCCATGTGTGCGGAGGCGGCGATTGGGAGTGGACGATAAAGGCGTTACGCGACGTGCCGAACGTCTATCTCGACACGAGCGGAAGCGTGACGGACGAGGGTGTGATTGAGACGGCAGCGGAACTCCTCGGGGCGGAACGTCTCCTTTTCGGCTGCGACATGTCTATGACGGCGGGGATTGGGAAGATCCGCTCCGCCGATCTCAGCAAGGATGAGAAGAGGAAGATACTGGGCGGGAACATGGAGAGGATACTGAGCATGAGGGAGGTGAGGTAA